In Calderihabitans maritimus, a genomic segment contains:
- a CDS encoding AbrB/MazE/SpoVT family DNA-binding domain-containing protein translates to MQSQIKKWGNSLGIRIPKVLAEKAGLVEGTPIELQVDGDAIIVRRKRYTLEKLMSQVTPENIHGEIETGYPVGREEW, encoded by the coding sequence ATGCAATCCCAAATTAAAAAGTGGGGAAACAGTCTAGGGATTCGTATTCCCAAGGTGTTAGCTGAAAAAGCCGGACTCGTCGAGGGAACTCCGATTGAGCTTCAAGTAGACGGTGACGCTATTATTGTCCGTCGGAAGCGTTATACTTTGGAAAAGCTCATGTCCCAGGTTACGCCCGAAAATATTCACGGGGAAATAGAAACGGGATACCCGGTCGGGCGTGAAGAATGGTAA
- the mazF gene encoding endoribonuclease MazF yields MVRRYIPDRGDILWIQFNPQKGHEQAGRRPALVISPALYNGKVGLALLCPITNQVKGYPFEVKLPAGLKISGVILADQIKNLDWQARRAEFICKAPEEIVAEVREKILVLLE; encoded by the coding sequence ATGGTAAGGCGTTATATTCCGGACCGCGGCGATATACTATGGATTCAATTTAACCCCCAGAAGGGACATGAGCAGGCTGGAAGAAGGCCGGCGTTGGTAATATCGCCTGCACTTTATAACGGTAAGGTGGGGTTAGCTTTACTGTGCCCCATTACCAACCAGGTAAAGGGGTATCCCTTTGAAGTAAAGCTGCCTGCAGGCCTTAAAATTTCCGGCGTTATATTAGCCGACCAAATAAAAAATTTGGACTGGCAGGCTAGGAGGGCGGAATTTATTTGTAAGGCCCCGGAGGAAATCGTCGCAGAAGTTCGGGAAAAAATTCTTGTCCTCTTAGAATAA
- a CDS encoding type II toxin-antitoxin system RelE family toxin, with product MYEIKYKRAAIKDIKKLDKAVQRTVISQIRQCAQNPDRGKTLHGNLHGLYSYGFTVRRI from the coding sequence ATGTATGAAATCAAGTACAAGCGAGCGGCCATAAAAGACATTAAGAAGTTGGATAAAGCAGTTCAGAGAACGGTTATTTCCCAAATTCGTCAATGTGCTCAAAATCCAGATAGAGGCAAGACCTTGCACGGTAATTTGCATGGATTGTACAGTTATGGGTTTACGGTTAGGAGGATATAG
- a CDS encoding AbrB/MazE/SpoVT family DNA-binding domain-containing protein produces the protein MERVGRIKLKVSPKGQITIPKTVRKKLSIGNYVYLKVDEERSTAILEPVSLIDEMEELIIREVEQEGYSGREAKVRVKQKKKMLLRALEQELKERMADEDVPEEEVLRELGLNHV, from the coding sequence ATGGAACGAGTAGGACGTATAAAATTAAAAGTCAGTCCTAAAGGACAGATTACCATTCCCAAAACGGTGAGGAAGAAGCTTTCTATCGGTAATTACGTTTATCTGAAAGTGGACGAGGAAAGATCTACAGCTATTTTAGAACCTGTTTCTTTAATTGATGAGATGGAAGAGTTGATTATTCGGGAAGTGGAGCAAGAGGGTTACAGTGGTCGGGAAGCGAAGGTTAGAGTAAAACAGAAGAAAAAGATGTTGTTGAGAGCCCTCGAACAAGAATTAAAAGAACGTATGGCTGATGAGGATGTTCCAGAAGAAGAAGTCTTAAGGGAATTGGGGCTGAACCATGTATGA
- a CDS encoding MqnA/MqnD/SBP family protein, translating to EFTGEPLIYALWVARQDFARRYPVQVEFIRRALVDCRAQAMGNLPDLARRAAKRYPVSPVLLEEYFRALRHEFDGVSRRALLRYYAHAQICGLIPPKVTLRVWGEDPV from the coding sequence AGGAGTTCACCGGAGAGCCTCTAATTTACGCCCTATGGGTGGCCCGACAGGATTTTGCCCGCCGCTACCCGGTCCAGGTAGAATTTATCAGGCGGGCTCTGGTAGACTGCCGCGCGCAGGCCATGGGTAACCTTCCCGACCTGGCCCGTAGGGCGGCGAAGCGGTATCCCGTATCTCCGGTCCTGCTGGAGGAGTACTTCCGGGCCCTCCGTCACGAATTCGACGGGGTTTCCCGCAGGGCGCTCCTGCGATATTACGCCCACGCCCAGATCTGCGGCCTGATTCCTCCCAAAGTAACCCTGAGGGTATGGGGAGAAGATCCGGTGTGA
- a CDS encoding MqnA/MqnD/SBP family protein, whose translation MPAVVTRLGIVENLDFFPVIDALESAEKPVGVEIIKDTASRLTEKFLTGEVDIAPLPSVMYAHHMEKCVILPDLSLGAEGPAANLMLLSKVPVRYLGGRTVCLPDGAASSYALLRILLEHCFEITVNYIRVPYGLEKMLHFGDAALVYGYAALELKLNPPPGLHLL comes from the coding sequence TTGCCTGCGGTTGTAACTCGGCTGGGGATAGTGGAGAATTTGGACTTTTTTCCTGTTATAGACGCTTTAGAATCCGCAGAAAAGCCTGTGGGTGTGGAGATTATTAAAGACACGGCTTCCCGGCTCACGGAGAAATTTTTAACCGGGGAAGTAGACATAGCTCCTCTTCCCTCCGTAATGTACGCCCACCACATGGAGAAGTGCGTAATCTTACCGGATCTCTCCCTGGGGGCTGAAGGACCGGCCGCCAATTTGATGCTCTTGAGCAAGGTTCCAGTCAGATATCTGGGGGGCAGAACTGTTTGTCTCCCCGACGGGGCGGCCAGTTCCTATGCTCTCCTCCGGATATTGTTGGAGCACTGCTTTGAAATAACCGTCAACTACATCCGGGTTCCTTACGGCCTGGAGAAGATGTTGCACTTTGGAGATGCGGCACTGGTGTACGGCTATGCCGCCCTGGAATTGAAGTTGAACCCTCCGCCGGGCCTTCACCTGCTGGA